The genomic region TGGCGGACGAGGCAATCCTTTTACCGGGCGAGGATAGCTCGGCTTATACAGATGGGTAAGTATAGAGGATTCATCTTACCAACCCACAGCATCTAATCATTAATGACATATAGTGATGCCATATTGGAAATCTGCAAGCGCATAGGTGCAAATGTCGTATTTCCCGGATATGGCTTTCTCAGTGAGAACGCAGAGTTCGCTGACACAATTTCCTCTGCTGGCATCGTCTTCGCTGGCCCCTCCACAGCTTCAATAAGAGCCATGGGCCTAAAGCACGAGGCCAGAGGTATCGCACAATCGGCCAATGTTCCAGTCATCCCTGGCACTCAACTATTAGCTTCCGCTGAGGAGGCCACCAAAGCGGCGACAGAGTTGGGCTTCCCGGTCATGCTGAAAGCCACTGGAGGTGGCGGTGGCATGGGTCTTCAGATCTGTAATTCAGCAGATGAGATTGCGAAGGCGTTTGCTATGGTTGAGAGTCGCGCTGGTACGCTCTTCAAGAATAAAGGAGTATTCTTGGAAAAGTACTACCCTCGTTCTCGTCACATCGAAGTTCAGGTGGCAGGCAACGGTGAGATCGTTGTCGCTTTTGGAGAACGCGAGTGCTCGTTACAAAGACGTCATCAGAAAGTGGTCGAGGAGTCTCCGAGCCCATTCTTGGAACGCCATGCCGGGCTGCGCGAAAGAATGCTCGACGCAGCCATCAACTACGCACTCCAGCTGAAGTACAAGAGCGTTGGTACAGTTGAGTTTCTTGTTGACGACGACACTGCGCAGTTCTTCTTCCTGGAAATGAACACTCGACTACAAGTGGAACATGGTATCTCTGAGCTGTGCTACGGAGTTGACCTAGTAGAGTTGATGTTAAGACAAGCAGACTATGAACTTCAGGGCCAACTTGGCATCCCCTCTGAGACTCTCAAGGGACTGGGCAGACCGCAGCCTCTTGGCTCAGCGATTGAAGTTCGTGTTTATGCCGAGATACCGCTCTGCAACTTCGCTCCCAGTCCTGGTGTTCTCCCACACGTCCATTGGCCACAAGGCGATGGTGTGCGAGTTGACACTTGGGTCCAAAGCGGTCAACGCATTACTCCTCTTTACGATCCATTAATCGGTAAGGTTATGGTTCATAGCCCCGACGGTCGGGAAGCTGCGCGACGCAAAATGCTTGCAGTACTGGCAGATACAAAACTTCAGGGAACGCAGTCTAACCTTGAGTACCTCTCTGCAATTCTCGACTCTGAGTTATTCGCAAGCGGGAACACCCTGACCAATTCACTATCGACTTTCCACTTTAAGAGTTGCTCCGTGCAAGTCCTTGAGCCTGGTGTATCCACCACGATCCAAGATTATCCAGGGCGCGTCTCTGTTGGACACGGCGTGCCCCCAGGAGGGCCCATGGATGACCTCAGTGCTCGGATAGCAAACATTTTGGTTGGTAACGATGAAGGAGTTGAGTTATTGGAGGTAACCTTATCTGGTCCCAAGCTGCTGTTTCATGAGGCTGCGATTGTCAGTGTTTGTGGTGCCGAGCTTCCCATTGCAGTCGATGGTAGCCCACAGCCGCTATGGTCCAGACTTGTGGTCAAACAAGGTCAGACTTTGAGTCTAGGTAAGGTCACTGGAAGTGGTGTGCGAGCATACCTGGCTGTTAGAGGTGGCTTTCCCGACGTCCCGGCGTTCCTCGGCTCCAAGTCAACCGCCCCTGAGCTCGGGTTCGGTGGCTACCAAGGTCGAAAACTCCAGACACACGATATCCTCGCACTGAGTCCTGATTCCAACGTGCGAGCTGCCGAAGCGACACCGTTCACCCTTCCATCCCACCATGTACCCAAATTCGGAAGCACCATTATCTGTTGTATTGACGGGCCGTACGGTTCTGATGATATCCTGACAGAGGAGGGATCGAAGACGCTGTATGAGGGGGAATGGAATGTCAGCCACAACAGTGGTCGAAGTGGTATACGCTTGCAAGGACCGCGATTGAAGTGGGCTCGAACAtctggaggaggtggaggatcACATCCGTCTAATGTGTTCGAATACGGGTATCCCAATGGCGGTGTCAACTTTACTGGAGAGTCTCCCATCATATTTGCCAATGACCGGCCTGATCTTGGTGGTTTTGTCTGCCCAACGACAATCTGCTCTGGGGAGATGTGGAAGCTCGGTCAACTCAAACCCGGTGATACCGTTCGGCTGCAATCCGTGTCATACGAGGATGCTCTGAAGATCACTCATGAGAAGAACGCCtatcttgaagctttggCGGCCTTCGCTAATGGAAAGTCTGGGGATGTAAGTGCTCTACGAACGCCCATCGTCGCGAAGGCCCCATCCTCCATTCTGCATCAGTCACCCGCAAGGGGCGTACATCCCCAGGTGATATATCGTCAAGGAGGAGATATGAGCATAATTGTCCAGTATGGCAACCAGACTTCGGACTTGCGAAACACAGTCTGTGTCCAATTGCTCACCCAGCAGCTGGCAGCTGCGAAACTGCCCAGTGTGCGAGGTGATCCTAACATTGCCACTCTCACTGTACGCTTTGATCCAGTCCATATCGATCGTGCCGAGCTTCTCCAGCAGCTTCTGGTCTTTGATACGAACATTGGCGATATTAGCGGGGTGAAAATTCCTGCTCGACAAATAAGACTGCCTGTCTGCCTTGACCACTCTTCACTCGAGGAGTCAGCGCAGCGGTATATGGAGAACATCAGACCTACAGCTGCATATCTCCCAGATAATGTCGAATATCTCCGCAAGAACAATGCTCTTGCGACGCGCCGAGACGTATTGGACTCTCTTCTCAAAACACCATGGTTGACAGTTGCCGTTGGTTTCTTCGTCGGAACACCCATCCTATTCCCTCTCGACCCGTGGCGAGTGCTGACAGGCCAGAAGTATAATCCCAGTAGAGGCTATACTCCGAGTGGCTCGGTAGGATTGGGAGGGTCAACAGTCGCCATATATCCTGTTGCTGCACCCGGAGGATACCAGCTCATGGGCCGAACACTTGGAGGATGGGATTCGACAGGTAACCGGCCTGGCTTCTCTCCCAAGAAGCCTTGGCTGTTCAATCACCTTGATCTGGTCAGTTTCTACGAGGTGACTGAACAAGAATATGACAAGATGGAGCGAGATTTTGAGGCTGGTCAGTATACTTTTGACATTAGCGAAACAATCATCGATATGGATCAGTACATCGCCAAGTTTGACGCTGCAGAGAAGGATCCAGAGTATCAATCATGGCGAGACCGCCAATCAAAGGCAGCTGATGAGCTGGCTGCACTTGAACAGAGTCTGTTCGATGAATGGACCATCTCAAAACAGTCCAGTGGTGGAGCAGACGAGGACGGCGACATTGACTCGGACGAGATTGCTGTTATTGAATCGCCTGTAAATGCGAATGTCTGGAAGGTCCTTGTCAAGCCTGGTGATGTCCTGCAGGCAGGACAGACTGTAGCGGTTCTTGAAgccatgaagatggagattaatttggttgttggtgaagaTCAGGTCGGCACTGAAGTAGTAAAGGTTGCTCAACCACCGGGAAGTGTTGTAAGCCCGGGAACGATCGTTGTAAAGGCTCGAAGAAAACAAGACTAGATCATAGTGTACAATAAATTGAGACAAAAATTGGAACAGCAACGAATGCCAAGCTCTCGCTTCATGTAAAGAGGTTGAGTAATCTTGAGATTAAACTTTGACTAAGGTGCCTTTATCTGGACGATCGGGAATAGTGCTGGAAGGTCACTGAAGGTCACTGGATGCTAGCGGCCATGGTTACCGGTTCAGCGGTTATGCCGTCACGTGGTTCCACTCGACCGGGCCGGTCTTGGAGGGCCTTGGAGCCAACCCCAGTTCTTCTGTCAGTTATCGACTACGCTCCACGAATACTCCCTGTCTGACCTGGTTGGTACGAAGATGTTGAAACTGACCAATGTTTATACTTTTTTCCATCAGACTTAGTTCAAGTCGCCAATTTTGTATCCAAGGATGCAGTCCAGTATACAGCACCGATGATATCACCGACCAAACGTCCCACTTTACACCATGAAAGGCAGACCTCGGCTCCCTGTGCCTCTTTGCAGGTTCTGCAATAAGGAGTTCAAGAGACAGGAACATCTTGAAAGGCATATCCGTACACGTGAGTCACTCTGCTAGAGCCATTGTTGAGGTGATGCTGATCATTCTCCAGATACTCGCGAAAGACCATATGGGTGTTCATGCGGCCGAACATTTACAAGACAGTGAGTTGGCATATCAATGTTTGCCTGCACCGGTGACAGAGCTTACCAAACCATAGAGATCTACTAAATCGTCACCGACGACTTTCTCAATGCTCTACCAATGGCTCAGGCAAACAAGCGGAATCAAATCTAGCGATATCACCCGACGGGGCTGTGACAACTTCACCCTCTATCTCACAAGCTAGCGACGAGAACAATCATCACAGTAGCCAGCTGCAGTCTCAAGGAAACCCCTCTAATTTAATGTCTATGTCAGTCTCTCCCCAGACCAtgtcttctcaacaagacaTGATGAGCCGATTTTCAATTCATGACCGGCCTCTGGGTTATCAAGCCCAGACACCAGGCCATATCTTTGAGCCACCAAAAGATCCCATCCGCAACAGCAATTCAACCCCGGCTGGTGCTTTGGATAGCCTTGACTTCATGCAATTCGAGTCGTTCAACGCGGATATGTTTCCTGATGAGATGGACATGATCAATAGTTATCTCGGGGAAGTTCTCCCCCCTGAAGACTCGCATCAAGGATTTACACCGGATACGTCAAACTTTTTTACTCAATCATTTATTCCAGAGCCAGTTCTTGCCCCTGCTCCCTCGAGTCATTTACAGCTTGAGGCGCCTGGCCATATAGAATTGAGCAACGCGCCAGCGTCGGCCCTACCTTTCTGCCAGAAACGGCAAGCCCAAGCAGCTCCAGTTCGAAATAAGGTTGACCAGTTGCTTGATACTACAGAAGATATTGTAGCAACAAACCCCTGGGCTGTATCAGCTGCTGCTCATGAAAGGCTTTCTATAGAGTTCTCGAAGCACAGGTCAGATATCCCCCAGTCATTTACACTTCCCAGCAGACATGCGTTATCTCGATACATCGCAAGCTGGATACGAGGCTATCATCCACATTTACCATTCGTCCACCTTCCGACTACCAATCTGGAATCCATGTCACCTATACTTCTCTTGACGCTGGCAGCTACAGGATCATTCTATGGATTTGAGCACCCTCAGGGATACACTATGTACTTTGTGGCCAAGGCTATGATCAACCATGAGCTAGAGGAGAGACGCCGTGTGTCAAATCGCCATATTCTAAACGGTTTCCCCCGTTTTGCAGCTCTCCCTACAAGCTCCACAGAAGTCTACGATCCGCCAACAAATCACCCTGCGGTTTTAACGAAATTTGATATTGAACTATTACAATCCTTGTTGATTGCCGTAATGACTATGTCATGGCTGGACGGACCACTTGCAGAGGAGGCACTTGCTATGAGTAGCCAGTTGACCGCTCTCACCCGCGACATTCCGAAACGTCTACCAGAGGATCATCCCAATGATACATGGGAGAATTGGGGCCGTGATGAAGAGAGACGACGCACCTTACTCTCGGCATACTTCACATTAAATATCCAAACCATCTGCTTTAATGTACCGCCTCAGATGACAGCAGCAGAGTTTAGCTTCGAGCTTCCTTGCTCTGAAGCTGAGTTCAACGCGCCAGACTCGGAAACATGGAATCGTGTGCGACGAAAGGTCGACCCACGCAAGCTCAACTTTCAGTCATGCTTTAAGCAATTACTATCCGGAGAGCCACTCGCCAAGGAGGTCTCGGCAACTGAGTTTGGCAATTATATGCTTATCCAGAGTTTGCTGATACAGATCTACTTTGAGCGTCAAGTATCGTCTGCCCTGTTgtctccatcgccaagtcTGTCAGAGAGCGCCATTGC from Fusarium fujikuroi IMI 58289 draft genome, chromosome FFUJ_chr04 harbors:
- a CDS encoding DUR1,2-Urea amidolyase, with the translated sequence MGSLDLHPLQHIRKVLIANRGEIAVRCINACRKLGLHVVSVFTNADATSLHVKLADEAILLPGEDSSAYTDGDAILEICKRIGANVVFPGYGFLSENAEFADTISSAGIVFAGPSTASIRAMGLKHEARGIAQSANVPVIPGTQLLASAEEATKAATELGFPVMLKATGGGGGMGLQICNSADEIAKAFAMVESRAGTLFKNKGVFLEKYYPRSRHIEVQVAGNGEIVVAFGERECSLQRRHQKVVEESPSPFLERHAGLRERMLDAAINYALQLKYKSVGTVEFLVDDDTAQFFFLEMNTRLQVEHGISELCYGVDLVELMLRQADYELQGQLGIPSETLKGLGRPQPLGSAIEVRVYAEIPLCNFAPSPGVLPHVHWPQGDGVRVDTWVQSGQRITPLYDPLIGKVMVHSPDGREAARRKMLAVLADTKLQGTQSNLEYLSAILDSELFASGNTLTNSLSTFHFKSCSVQVLEPGVSTTIQDYPGRVSVGHGVPPGGPMDDLSARIANILVGNDEGVELLEVTLSGPKLLFHEAAIVSVCGAELPIAVDGSPQPLWSRLVVKQGQTLSLGKVTGSGVRAYLAVRGGFPDVPAFLGSKSTAPELGFGGYQGRKLQTHDILALSPDSNVRAAEATPFTLPSHHVPKFGSTIICCIDGPYGSDDILTEEGSKTLYEGEWNVSHNSGRSGIRLQGPRLKWARTSGGGGGSHPSNVFEYGYPNGGVNFTGESPIIFANDRPDLGGFVCPTTICSGEMWKLGQLKPGDTVRLQSVSYEDALKITHEKNAYLEALAAFANGKSGDVSALRTPIVAKAPSSILHQSPARGVHPQVIYRQGGDMSIIVQYGNQTSDLRNTVCVQLLTQQLAAAKLPSVRGDPNIATLTVRFDPVHIDRAELLQQLLVFDTNIGDISGVKIPARQIRLPVCLDHSSLEESAQRYMENIRPTAAYLPDNVEYLRKNNALATRRDVLDSLLKTPWLTVAVGFFVGTPILFPLDPWRVLTGQKYNPSRGYTPSGSVGLGGSTVAIYPVAAPGGYQLMGRTLGGWDSTGNRPGFSPKKPWLFNHLDLVSFYEVTEQEYDKMERDFEAGQYTFDISETIIDMDQYIAKFDAAEKDPEYQSWRDRQSKAADELAALEQSLFDEWTISKQSSGGADEDGDIDSDEIAVIESPVNANVWKVLVKPGDVLQAGQTVAVLEAMKMEINLVVGEDQVGTEVVKVAQPPGSVVSPGTIVVKARRKQD
- a CDS encoding related to regulatory protein amdA, producing MKGRPRLPVPLCRFCNKEFKRQEHLERHIRTHTRERPYGCSCGRTFTRQDLLNRHRRLSQCSTNGSGKQAESNLAISPDGAVTTSPSISQASDENNHHSSQLQSQGNPSNLMSMSVSPQTMSSQQDMMSRFSIHDRPLGYQAQTPGHIFEPPKDPIRNSNSTPAGALDSLDFMQFESFNADMFPDEMDMINSYLGEVLPPEDSHQGFTPDTSNFFTQSFIPEPVLAPAPSSHLQLEAPGHIELSNAPASALPFCQKRQAQAAPVRNKVDQLLDTTEDIVATNPWAVSAAAHERLSIEFSKHRSDIPQSFTLPSRHALSRYIASWIRGYHPHLPFVHLPTTNLESMSPILLLTLAATGSFYGFEHPQGYTMYFVAKAMINHELEERRRVSNRHILNGFPRFAALPTSSTEVYDPPTNHPAVLTKFDIELLQSLLIAVMTMSWLDGPLAEEALAMSSQLTALTRDIPKRLPEDHPNDTWENWGRDEERRRTLLSAYFTLNIQTICFNVPPQMTAAEFSFELPCSEAEFNAPDSETWNRVRRKVDPRKLNFQSCFKQLLSGEPLAKEVSATEFGNYMLIQSLLIQIYFERQVSSALLSPSPSLSESAIATYAAALGAWQSCWDSAIESAPDPSSRNSPLPFNSTAMLRLAHIHLGFGLYSQCELLSRDPIVKARVFESYQNPLPLRAPHLDQAVLHAIYALRIPVRVGIAFVARGRTGHWSVQHAISHFGCALLLTHWLENIYQLVLSDGASALREEEKRLLSMVDRLVEETHLEASLGPKSDFPSRIRRLAIAAVKLWAETCKGIQVYEIVHVVGETLSLVAESLEKQI